One Campylobacter concisus DNA segment encodes these proteins:
- a CDS encoding ankyrin repeat domain-containing protein: MRKIVFPFFFSVCLFANLHALECEDLAKKESFKTTPKELAYVNEGLFYCDGSLLNLKEVKELFDASVAVRSESQSCVGEGVYRENLNKFRWILLKASFAPEIYQKELAKPEVAEAQKDAQMEYFRYWANESLFNFLKYKKFSEAYKNAQTPLVKFYEALGVDSASAAYYATSVINEFLSFSVGKNVNKAKILTPEQKMMAQKLSQDELANLLYSKNFTTAELTNLLDIALLNDKSSEMIEEIIRRGADLNLGDETPLFFALKNLENVKILLKNRADVNHKNFFGKSALFYAVQFEDAPLCELLLKSGANANESYIDEQSKMNMINLGMMQVEDTCGLEHTNRSVFMHAAAHATPEILKLLIDNGADMNATDDAGFNALDYAIKDKNEKNIKFLEELGLKPNFN; encoded by the coding sequence ATGAGAAAGATAGTTTTTCCCTTCTTTTTTAGCGTTTGCCTTTTTGCAAATTTGCATGCACTAGAGTGCGAGGACCTTGCTAAAAAAGAGAGCTTTAAAACTACTCCAAAAGAGCTTGCTTACGTGAATGAGGGGCTATTTTATTGCGATGGCTCGCTTTTAAATTTAAAAGAGGTAAAAGAGCTTTTTGATGCGAGTGTGGCTGTTAGAAGCGAGTCTCAAAGCTGCGTTGGCGAGGGTGTTTATAGAGAAAATTTAAATAAATTTAGATGGATCTTGCTAAAAGCTTCGTTTGCCCCTGAAATCTATCAAAAAGAGCTTGCAAAGCCAGAGGTGGCTGAGGCTCAAAAAGACGCTCAAATGGAGTATTTTAGATATTGGGCGAATGAGAGCTTGTTTAACTTTTTAAAATATAAAAAATTCAGCGAAGCTTATAAAAATGCTCAAACTCCGCTGGTTAAATTTTATGAGGCTTTAGGCGTTGATAGTGCAAGTGCTGCCTACTACGCAACTAGCGTGATAAATGAGTTTTTAAGCTTTAGTGTCGGCAAAAATGTAAATAAAGCTAAAATTTTAACCCCGGAGCAAAAGATGATGGCTCAAAAGCTAAGCCAAGACGAGCTTGCGAATTTGCTTTATTCTAAAAATTTCACCACCGCAGAGCTTACAAATTTACTTGATATCGCACTGCTAAATGACAAAAGTAGCGAGATGATAGAAGAGATCATCAGGCGCGGGGCGGATCTAAATTTAGGCGATGAGACGCCGCTATTTTTTGCTCTTAAAAATTTAGAAAATGTAAAAATTTTGCTTAAAAATAGAGCCGATGTAAATCATAAAAATTTCTTTGGCAAAAGTGCGCTTTTTTATGCTGTGCAGTTTGAGGATGCACCTCTTTGTGAGCTTTTGCTAAAGAGCGGGGCAAACGCAAACGAGAGCTACATCGACGAGCAGTCTAAGATGAATATGATAAATTTAGGCATGATGCAAGTAGAGGATACATGCGGCCTAGAGCATACAAACAGAAGCGTTTTCATGCATGCAGCAGCTCACGCGACGCCTGAAATTTTAAAGCTTTTGATAGATAACGGCGCTGATATGAACGCCACTGATGATGCGGGATTTAACGCGCTTGATTATGCGATTAAAGATAAAAACGAAAAAAATATTAAATTTTTAGAAGAGCTTGGTTTAAAGCCAAATTTTAATTAG
- a CDS encoding methylated-DNA--[protein]-cysteine S-methyltransferase, which yields MSKAYLKSPIGILEIVASENGICEINFVDKFEKVAVKDEILKLCLNELEAYFKGKLKKFSVRLDVKTTKFRAKIYDVLQKVPYGETTTYAALALAAGHKNAYRAAGSANAKNPLPIIVPCHRVLSHSGLGGYSGGEGLPTKIWLLEHEARHK from the coding sequence GTGTCAAAAGCCTACCTAAAATCACCCATTGGAATTTTAGAGATCGTTGCTAGTGAAAATGGAATTTGTGAGATAAATTTTGTAGATAAATTTGAAAAAGTTGCGGTAAAAGATGAAATTTTAAAGCTTTGCTTAAATGAGCTAGAGGCCTATTTTAAGGGTAAGCTTAAAAAATTTAGCGTTAGACTTGATGTAAAAACGACCAAATTTAGAGCTAAAATTTATGACGTTTTGCAAAAAGTGCCATACGGCGAAACGACCACATACGCAGCCCTAGCACTTGCCGCAGGCCATAAAAACGCTTACCGAGCAGCAGGCTCAGCAAATGCCAAAAACCCACTGCCTATCATCGTCCCTTGCCACAGAGTGCTCTCTCACAGCGGGCTTGGTGGCTACTCAGGCGGCGAGGGCTTACCAACTAAAATTTGGCTACTAGAACACGAAGCAAGGCATAAATAA
- a CDS encoding SDR family NAD(P)-dependent oxidoreductase, translated as MKKTAFVTGATSGFGEAIARRLSQEGYKIVALARREDRLKKLASELGNTHIIVADIRDKKAVFDAVDSLPDKFKDIEVLVNNAGLALGQEKTIDAKVEDFETMIDTNVKGLIYSTKAVLPLLYKQEKGYIFNLGSTAGSWPYPGSNVYGATKAFVKQFSLNLRNDLVGTNIRVTNIEPGLCKTEFSEVRFKGDKAKADSIYEHTNFITAEDIATILLNCLNMPESVNINRVEVMANTQTWAGLAIEKF; from the coding sequence ATGAAAAAGACAGCTTTTGTGACAGGTGCGACATCTGGCTTTGGCGAGGCGATCGCTAGAAGACTCTCACAAGAGGGCTACAAGATAGTAGCTCTTGCAAGGCGCGAAGATAGGCTAAAAAAGCTAGCAAGTGAGCTTGGCAATACGCACATCATCGTAGCTGACATACGTGATAAAAAGGCTGTTTTTGACGCAGTTGATAGCCTGCCTGATAAATTTAAAGATATCGAAGTGCTTGTAAATAACGCTGGACTTGCCTTGGGACAAGAAAAGACGATAGACGCAAAGGTTGAGGACTTTGAGACGATGATAGACACCAACGTAAAGGGTCTCATCTACTCTACAAAGGCCGTTTTGCCGCTACTTTACAAGCAAGAAAAGGGCTATATCTTTAACCTAGGCTCAACAGCTGGCTCGTGGCCATATCCTGGCAGCAACGTTTATGGCGCTACAAAGGCCTTTGTAAAGCAGTTTAGTCTAAATTTAAGAAACGATCTAGTTGGCACAAATATCAGGGTGACAAACATAGAGCCAGGGCTTTGTAAGACTGAATTTAGCGAAGTTAGGTTTAAGGGGGATAAGGCAAAGGCTGATAGCATCTACGAGCATACAAATTTCATCACCGCTGAAGATATAGCGACCATTTTGCTTAATTGCCTAAATATGCCTGAGAGTGTAAATATAAATAGGGTCGAAGTCATGGCAAACACGCAGACTTGGGCTGGACTTGCGATAGAAAAATTTTAA
- a CDS encoding restriction endonuclease subunit S, whose amino-acid sequence MSKIFDLINELCPNGVEFRELGDVVDYTQPTDFIVVNTNYDDKFDTPVLTAGQSFILGYTNEAFGIYEASKTAAIIFDDFTTAFRWVDFDFKVKSSAIKILNNKNDDETNFKFVYYAMKCIKFEPINHERHWISKYSKFKIPVPPMEVQREIVRILDSFTLLAAELAAELAAELTARKKQYEFYRDFLLNFNEDQSEIEWDIIDNIFIMKNGYTPSKANKDFWENGTISWYRMEDIRENGRILSESIQKITPQAVKGGKLIPKNSIIVATTATIGEHALAIADSFLMNQQFTSFTIRELLKDKLDTKFVFYYFFKICEWCKQNTNSSSFPSVDMAKLKKVKFPIPSPQTQQKVVEILDKFDTLVNSITEGLPREIELRHKQYEYYREKLLNFTELKKEI is encoded by the coding sequence ATGAGTAAAATTTTTGATCTGATAAATGAGCTTTGTCCGAATGGGGTTGAATTTAGAGAGCTTGGAGATGTCGTGGATTACACTCAGCCTACAGATTTTATAGTTGTTAATACAAATTATGATGATAAATTTGATACCCCAGTTTTGACGGCTGGTCAAAGTTTTATACTTGGCTATACAAACGAAGCTTTTGGAATTTATGAAGCATCTAAGACGGCAGCTATTATTTTTGATGATTTTACAACAGCATTTCGATGGGTAGATTTTGATTTTAAAGTTAAATCGTCGGCAATAAAAATTTTAAATAATAAAAATGATGATGAAACGAATTTTAAATTTGTTTATTATGCTATGAAGTGTATAAAATTTGAGCCAATAAATCATGAACGACATTGGATTAGTAAATATTCTAAATTTAAAATTCCTGTGCCTCCGATGGAAGTGCAGCGTGAAATAGTCCGTATCTTGGACTCTTTCACGCTTCTTGCAGCAGAGCTTGCAGCAGAGCTTGCAGCAGAGCTTACAGCTAGAAAAAAGCAGTATGAATTTTACCGCGACTTTCTTTTAAATTTTAACGAAGATCAAAGTGAAATTGAATGGGACATTATAGACAATATTTTTATTATGAAAAATGGCTATACACCTTCAAAAGCAAATAAAGATTTTTGGGAAAATGGAACTATATCTTGGTATAGAATGGAGGATATACGTGAAAATGGTAGAATTTTATCTGAGTCTATACAAAAAATAACACCTCAAGCTGTTAAGGGAGGTAAATTAATCCCTAAAAATTCAATTATTGTCGCGACTACCGCGACTATTGGCGAGCACGCGCTCGCAATCGCTGATTCATTTTTAATGAATCAGCAATTCACGTCTTTTACAATACGTGAATTGCTAAAAGACAAACTTGATACCAAGTTTGTCTTTTATTATTTCTTTAAAATTTGTGAATGGTGCAAACAAAATACAAATTCTAGTTCTTTTCCATCAGTTGATATGGCTAAACTTAAAAAAGTAAAATTTCCTATCCCATCACCTCAAACACAGCAAAAGGTTGTTGAGATATTGGATAAATTTGATACGCTTGTAAATTCTATAACTGAGGGTTTGCCACGAGAGATAGAGCTAAGGCACAAGCAGTATGAATACTACCGTGAAAAGCTTTTAAATTTTACAGAACTTAAAAAGGAGATATAA
- a CDS encoding AAA family ATPase has product MTTLNEVANELKKWNKKTQLIYAFNGTGKTRLSVEFKNLIDPKRDENDDFNQKKIVYYNAFTQDLFYWDNDIENDIEPKLKIQPNVFTDWIFKVHGLSGEVIDIFQLYVNKKLEPKFNEDFSEVLFHFVSDNTPNDNVKISKGEESIFIWSIFYVLMKQIISELNITESDSRSTHEFDNLEYIFIDDPVSSLDENNLIEMAVNLARRIKESESDLKFIITTHSPLFYNVLHNSFKTDTTARRLILKKTEDGNYDLKDQKNDSPFAYHLYLKSEIERAIENNQIKKYHFNFLRNILEKTSTFLGYEKWADLLPNTSGGDSKPYETRLINISSHSKHSAEEYSEPTDNDKRVLKFLMQEINTMYHFQDNKLKRTK; this is encoded by the coding sequence ATGACAACTCTTAATGAAGTAGCAAATGAGTTGAAGAAGTGGAACAAAAAAACACAGTTAATCTATGCTTTTAATGGTACAGGCAAAACGCGGTTATCTGTGGAGTTTAAAAACTTAATAGATCCAAAAAGAGATGAAAATGATGATTTTAATCAAAAGAAGATCGTTTACTATAATGCTTTTACGCAGGATTTATTTTACTGGGATAATGATATAGAAAACGATATTGAACCAAAACTAAAAATACAGCCAAATGTTTTTACGGATTGGATATTTAAAGTGCATGGTCTAAGCGGAGAAGTTATTGATATTTTTCAACTTTATGTAAATAAAAAACTTGAGCCTAAATTTAATGAAGATTTTTCAGAAGTTTTATTTCATTTTGTGAGTGATAATACCCCTAATGATAATGTTAAAATTTCAAAAGGAGAAGAAAGTATTTTTATTTGGAGTATTTTTTATGTGTTAATGAAACAAATAATAAGCGAATTAAATATAACAGAGTCAGATAGTCGTTCAACGCATGAATTTGATAATTTGGAATATATTTTTATAGATGATCCAGTTAGTTCGCTGGATGAGAACAATTTAATAGAGATGGCTGTCAATTTGGCTAGGAGAATAAAGGAAAGTGAATCGGATTTAAAATTTATAATCACTACTCATAGTCCCCTTTTTTATAATGTTTTGCATAATAGTTTCAAGACTGACACAACTGCCAGAAGATTAATCTTAAAAAAAACGGAAGATGGAAATTATGACCTTAAAGATCAAAAAAATGATTCGCCTTTTGCTTATCATCTTTATTTAAAGTCTGAGATAGAAAGAGCTATCGAAAATAATCAGATAAAGAAGTACCATTTTAATTTTTTAAGAAATATTTTGGAAAAAACTTCTACTTTTCTCGGTTATGAAAAATGGGCTGATTTATTACCAAATACTTCAGGTGGTGATTCTAAACCATATGAAACAAGATTGATTAATATTTCAAGTCATTCTAAACATTCTGCTGAAGAGTATTCTGAACCAACAGATAATGATAAAAGGGTATTGAAATTTCTAATGCAAGAGATAAATACTATGTATCATTTTCAAGATAACAAGTTAAAGAGAACAAAATGA
- a CDS encoding type I restriction endonuclease subunit R, whose product MIENKVILESENFIVLDKYERLPQSSSYQSEADMERELIDDLAKQGYEYKKDINSQTELLRNLKEQLERLNNVKFSPSEWKRLVEEYIDKPNDGIVEKTRKIQDDHIYDFVFDDGHIQNICLIDKKDIAKNSLQVINQFEQTGSSRNRYDVTILVNGLPLVQIELKKRGVAIREAFNQIHRYSKESFNSSNSLFKYLQIFIISNGTDTRYFANTTKRDKTSFDFTINWANSKNEAIKDIKDFTATFLAKNTLLSILSKYCIFDTNNTLLIMRPYQIAATERILWKINSSHNAKCYSKPEGGGFIWHTTGSGKTLTSFKAARLATQLDFIEKVFFVVDRKDLDYQTMKEYQKFSKDSVNGSASSAELKRNTQKDDGKIIVTTIQKLNNLMKSEDDLSIYQKEVVFIFDECHRSQFGEAQKNLKKKFKKFYQFGFTGTPIFPQNAIGAETTQSVFGSSLHEYVIVDAIRDEKVLKFKVDYNNVVPKFKSIETEKDELKLSAAENKSAFLHPERIKEISEYVLEKFHQKTHRLNASGKGFNAMFAVSSVDAAKLYYEAFKNLQSNQKRALKIATIFSFSQNEEQDMVGEIADEGFEPEAMDVSSKEFLNSAIKDYNAYFKTNFSVDGGSFQDYYRDLSERTKKQEIDLLLVVGMFLTGFDAPCLNTLFVDKNLRYHGLIQAYSRTNRIYGATKTFGNIVTFRDLEKATEDAITLFGKGSTKSVILEKSYKEYMDGFTDAVSGEARRGFVDVVSELEAKFPDPAKIETQKDKKEFVKLFGEYLRVENALQNYDEFVALRALQEVNLDDEKAVCEFRDKFGLSDEQIKEMQSIKVPNARALQDYRGTYNDIREWLRKEKAGEEKEKERINWDDVVFEVDLLKSQEINLDYILGLIFEHNKKIKDKAALTDEVRRIIRSSLENRSKEGLIVDFINQSDLDKFKDRASVIEEFFKFAKGVMKKEADELITSLNLDETGARRFISSSLKSGFVSQSGTQIGEILPKISPLNKNYPIIRQKVIDEISHFVDKFKEVGSSV is encoded by the coding sequence ATGATAGAAAATAAAGTTATATTGGAATCTGAAAATTTCATCGTTTTAGATAAATATGAGAGATTGCCTCAGTCTTCAAGCTACCAAAGCGAAGCGGATATGGAGCGTGAGCTTATAGATGATCTTGCAAAACAAGGCTATGAGTATAAAAAAGATATAAACTCTCAAACGGAACTTTTACGAAATTTAAAAGAGCAGCTAGAGAGGCTAAATAACGTTAAATTTAGCCCCTCAGAGTGGAAAAGGTTAGTCGAAGAGTATATCGACAAGCCAAACGATGGCATAGTGGAAAAGACCCGCAAGATACAAGATGATCACATATATGATTTTGTTTTTGATGATGGGCATATACAAAATATCTGCCTTATCGATAAAAAAGATATCGCTAAAAACAGCTTGCAGGTGATAAATCAATTTGAACAAACTGGCTCATCGCGCAACAGATATGATGTCACTATACTTGTTAATGGCTTGCCGCTCGTGCAAATAGAGCTTAAAAAGCGAGGCGTAGCGATAAGAGAAGCTTTTAATCAAATTCACCGCTACTCCAAAGAGAGCTTTAACTCATCAAATTCTCTCTTTAAATACTTGCAAATTTTTATCATCTCAAATGGCACAGATACAAGATACTTTGCAAACACAACCAAGCGGGATAAAACCAGCTTTGACTTTACTATAAACTGGGCAAATTCAAAAAACGAAGCCATAAAAGATATAAAGGACTTTACGGCTACATTTTTGGCGAAAAATACGCTTCTTAGCATACTTAGCAAATACTGCATCTTTGACACAAACAACACCTTGCTTATAATGCGTCCTTATCAGATAGCGGCGACTGAGCGCATACTTTGGAAGATAAATAGCTCGCATAATGCTAAATGCTACTCAAAGCCAGAGGGCGGCGGCTTTATATGGCATACGACAGGATCTGGCAAGACGCTAACTAGCTTTAAGGCAGCTAGGCTTGCTACGCAGCTTGATTTTATAGAAAAAGTCTTTTTTGTGGTTGATAGAAAAGACCTTGACTATCAGACTATGAAGGAGTATCAAAAATTTTCAAAAGATAGTGTAAATGGCTCAGCTAGCTCAGCAGAGCTAAAGCGAAATACTCAAAAAGATGACGGAAAGATAATCGTAACAACCATACAAAAGCTAAATAACCTGATGAAGAGCGAAGATGATCTAAGCATATATCAAAAAGAGGTTGTTTTTATATTTGACGAGTGCCACAGGTCTCAGTTTGGTGAAGCGCAGAAAAATTTAAAGAAGAAATTTAAGAAATTTTATCAGTTTGGCTTTACTGGAACGCCGATATTTCCTCAAAATGCCATCGGAGCAGAGACTACGCAAAGTGTCTTTGGAAGCTCACTTCATGAATATGTAATAGTCGATGCCATAAGAGATGAGAAGGTGCTTAAATTTAAGGTTGATTATAACAATGTCGTGCCTAAATTTAAGAGCATAGAGACGGAAAAAGACGAGCTAAAGCTAAGTGCAGCTGAAAACAAAAGTGCATTTTTGCACCCTGAGCGTATCAAAGAAATTTCAGAGTATGTGCTAGAGAAATTTCATCAAAAAACTCACCGCTTAAACGCAAGTGGCAAGGGCTTTAACGCTATGTTTGCGGTAAGCTCGGTAGATGCAGCGAAGCTTTATTATGAAGCGTTTAAAAATTTACAAAGTAATCAAAAGCGAGCTTTAAAGATAGCGACAATATTTTCTTTTTCACAAAACGAAGAGCAAGATATGGTTGGCGAGATAGCTGACGAGGGCTTTGAGCCAGAGGCGATGGACGTTAGCTCAAAAGAGTTTTTAAACAGCGCGATAAAAGACTACAATGCCTACTTTAAGACAAATTTTAGCGTTGATGGTGGGTCGTTTCAAGACTACTACCGAGATCTAAGCGAGCGCACAAAAAAGCAAGAGATCGATCTGCTCCTAGTTGTTGGCATGTTTTTAACTGGATTTGACGCGCCTTGTCTAAACACGCTCTTTGTGGATAAAAATTTACGCTATCACGGGCTCATACAAGCATACTCTAGGACAAATAGAATTTATGGTGCTACAAAAACTTTTGGCAATATCGTGACATTTAGAGACCTAGAAAAAGCGACAGAAGATGCTATAACTCTTTTTGGTAAAGGCAGCACCAAAAGCGTCATACTAGAAAAAAGCTATAAAGAGTATATGGATGGCTTTACAGATGCGGTATCTGGCGAGGCAAGAAGGGGCTTTGTAGATGTAGTAAGCGAGCTAGAGGCGAAATTCCCTGATCCTGCTAAGATAGAGACGCAAAAGGATAAGAAAGAATTTGTAAAGCTTTTTGGAGAGTATCTAAGGGTGGAAAATGCTTTGCAAAACTACGATGAATTTGTTGCTCTAAGGGCTTTGCAAGAGGTAAATTTAGACGATGAAAAAGCAGTTTGTGAGTTTAGGGATAAATTTGGCTTAAGTGATGAACAAATCAAAGAGATGCAAAGCATAAAAGTGCCAAATGCAAGGGCTTTGCAAGACTACCGCGGAACGTATAATGATATAAGAGAGTGGCTAAGAAAAGAAAAGGCTGGCGAAGAGAAGGAAAAAGAGAGGATAAACTGGGATGATGTGGTATTTGAGGTTGATCTACTAAAGTCTCAGGAGATAAATTTAGACTATATTTTGGGTTTGATATTTGAGCATAATAAAAAGATAAAAGATAAAGCAGCCCTTACTGATGAGGTGCGTCGCATCATCCGCTCGAGCTTGGAAAACCGCTCAAAAGAGGGGTTGATAGTTGATTTTATAAACCAAAGCGACTTGGATAAATTTAAAGACCGAGCCAGCGTGATAGAAGAGTTTTTTAAATTTGCAAAAGGTGTGATGAAAAAAGAGGCGGATGAGCTTATCACTTCTTTAAATTTAGACGAGACTGGAGCAAGAAGGTTTATAAGCTCGTCTTTAAAGAGTGGCTTTGTAAGTCAGAGCGGAACGCAAATAGGCGAGATACTGCCTAAGATCAGCCCTTTAAATAAAAACTATCCAATAATCAGGCAAAAAGTCATCGACGAGATATCGCATTTTGTTGATAAATTTAAAGAGGTTGGCTCGTCGGTTTAG
- a CDS encoding bifunctional aconitate hydratase 2/2-methylisocitrate dehydratase: MSFFTDYEKHVSEREKEGVPPLALNAKQTSEICELIKLAGSSSGDEKAQNELKFLINLLTNRVNPGVDDAAKIKAEFLGEVIEGLKIDGLDAVRAIKILGKMLGGYNVEILVRALKNSDDVIAQAAANELKNIILVHEHFDEIAKLANSNKFAKEVLASWANAEWFTHKKPLSECINAVVFKVPGETNTDDLSPASEAYTRADIPLHAKAMLVKKMPEGLEILKELKSLGKSVAYVGDVVGTGSSRKSGINSIQWHLGDEIEGVPNKKTGGIVIGTTIAPIFFNTAEDSGALPIVANVNELEMGDEIEIYPFKGEIYKLAGNEKKLVANFKLSPNTLSNEIRAGGRIPLMIGRQVTKKAREALGLGEEQIFIKPDQPKELGGGYTLAQKMVGKACGKAGVRAGAYVEPEILTVGSQDTTGPMTRDEIKELASLSFGADFVLQSFCHTAAYPKPSDLVMHESLPKFINLRGGVSLKPGDGVIHSWLNRMVLPDSVGTGGDSHTRFPIGISFPAGSGLVAFAAVLGMMPLNMPESVLIKFKGELKEGVTLRDLVNAIPYFAIKKGLLSVEKKNKKNIFAGKILEIEGLESLKVEQAFELSDASAERSAAACVVNLSVESVAEYVRSNVALIEAMIKAGYESHETLLRRKEKMQKWLENPTLLRADEDARYAEILEIDLSKIDEPILACPNDPDDVATLSEILADSKRAHNIDEVFVGSCMTNIGHYRALARILERESKLTTRLWIAPPTKMDKKTLEDEGVYEIFKRLNARTEVPGCSLCMGNQARVNDNTVVFSTSTRNFDNRMGMGAKVYLGSAELAAVCALLGRLPSVSEYKKIVRDSLSLNKGQIYKYLNFNEISEFSI, encoded by the coding sequence ATGAGCTTTTTTACCGACTACGAAAAACACGTGAGTGAGCGAGAAAAAGAGGGCGTGCCTCCGCTTGCGCTAAACGCCAAGCAGACAAGCGAAATTTGCGAGCTTATAAAACTTGCTGGCAGCTCTAGTGGCGATGAAAAGGCGCAAAACGAGCTAAAATTTCTTATAAATTTACTTACAAATCGCGTAAATCCTGGCGTTGATGACGCGGCAAAGATAAAGGCAGAATTTCTTGGCGAGGTGATAGAAGGTCTTAAGATAGACGGACTTGATGCGGTTCGTGCCATTAAAATCTTAGGCAAGATGCTTGGCGGTTACAACGTAGAAATTTTGGTGCGAGCGTTAAAAAATAGCGATGATGTTATCGCGCAAGCTGCGGCAAATGAGCTAAAAAATATCATTTTGGTGCATGAGCATTTTGACGAGATCGCAAAGCTAGCAAACAGCAATAAATTTGCAAAAGAGGTGCTTGCTTCTTGGGCAAATGCGGAGTGGTTTACGCATAAAAAGCCACTTAGTGAGTGCATAAATGCAGTGGTTTTTAAGGTGCCTGGCGAGACAAATACAGATGATCTAAGCCCTGCAAGCGAGGCCTATACAAGGGCTGACATACCGCTTCACGCAAAGGCGATGCTGGTTAAAAAGATGCCTGAAGGGCTAGAAATCCTAAAAGAGCTAAAAAGCCTTGGCAAGAGTGTGGCGTATGTTGGCGACGTGGTTGGCACTGGCAGTAGTAGAAAGAGCGGTATAAACTCGATTCAGTGGCACCTTGGCGATGAGATAGAAGGCGTGCCAAACAAAAAAACCGGCGGCATCGTGATCGGCACGACCATAGCTCCGATATTTTTTAACACCGCTGAAGATAGTGGCGCGCTGCCGATAGTCGCAAACGTAAATGAGCTAGAAATGGGCGATGAGATAGAAATTTATCCATTTAAAGGCGAAATTTACAAGCTTGCAGGCAACGAAAAAAAGCTTGTGGCAAATTTTAAACTTAGTCCAAACACTCTAAGCAACGAGATAAGAGCAGGCGGCAGGATACCTTTGATGATAGGTAGGCAAGTGACCAAAAAGGCTAGAGAGGCCTTGGGGCTTGGCGAGGAGCAAATTTTCATAAAGCCAGATCAGCCAAAAGAGCTAGGCGGTGGCTATACGCTCGCTCAAAAGATGGTCGGCAAGGCTTGTGGCAAGGCTGGCGTGAGAGCTGGGGCATACGTGGAGCCTGAAATTTTGACCGTTGGCTCGCAAGATACCACAGGGCCCATGACTAGAGATGAGATAAAAGAGCTTGCTAGCCTTAGTTTTGGGGCGGATTTTGTCTTGCAAAGCTTTTGCCATACGGCTGCTTATCCAAAGCCAAGCGACCTTGTGATGCACGAGAGCCTGCCAAAATTTATAAATTTACGTGGTGGCGTGAGCCTAAAACCAGGCGACGGCGTCATCCACTCGTGGCTAAACCGCATGGTGCTGCCTGACAGCGTGGGTACTGGCGGCGATAGCCACACGAGATTTCCTATTGGCATTAGTTTCCCTGCTGGCAGTGGTCTGGTGGCCTTTGCAGCGGTGCTTGGCATGATGCCTCTAAATATGCCAGAGTCGGTTTTGATCAAATTTAAAGGCGAGCTAAAAGAGGGCGTGACACTTCGTGATCTAGTCAATGCGATACCTTATTTTGCTATCAAAAAAGGGCTTTTAAGCGTTGAAAAGAAGAATAAAAAGAACATTTTTGCAGGTAAAATTTTAGAGATCGAAGGGCTTGAGAGCCTAAAAGTGGAGCAGGCATTTGAGCTAAGTGACGCTTCGGCTGAGCGCTCGGCGGCGGCTTGCGTGGTAAATTTAAGCGTTGAAAGCGTTGCAGAGTACGTTCGCTCAAACGTTGCGCTAATTGAAGCGATGATAAAAGCAGGCTATGAGAGCCATGAAACGCTGCTTAGACGAAAAGAGAAGATGCAAAAATGGCTAGAAAACCCAACTCTTTTAAGAGCCGACGAGGACGCAAGATATGCTGAAATTTTAGAGATTGATTTATCCAAGATAGATGAGCCGATCCTCGCCTGTCCAAACGACCCAGACGACGTGGCGACGCTAAGTGAAATTTTAGCTGATAGTAAAAGAGCGCATAATATCGATGAGGTCTTTGTGGGTAGCTGTATGACAAATATCGGGCATTACAGGGCGCTTGCTAGAATTTTAGAGCGTGAGAGCAAGCTCACTACTAGGCTTTGGATCGCACCGCCAACAAAAATGGATAAAAAGACACTTGAAGATGAGGGCGTTTATGAGATATTTAAGAGGCTAAATGCTAGGACTGAGGTGCCTGGCTGCTCGCTTTGCATGGGTAATCAAGCAAGGGTGAACGACAACACCGTCGTATTTTCGACCTCGACTAGAAATTTTGACAACAGAATGGGCATGGGCGCAAAGGTCTATCTAGGAAGTGCTGAGCTGGCCGCTGTGTGCGCGCTGCTAGGGCGTTTGCCAAGCGTTAGTGAGTATAAAAAAATAGTAAGAGATAGCCTTAGTTTAAACAAAGGTCAAATTTATAAATACCTAAATTTTAATGAAATAAGCGAGTTTAGTATATAA